From Paucibacter aquatile, the proteins below share one genomic window:
- a CDS encoding DUF6600 domain-containing protein, producing the protein MKVAARNLSATAALAWAWRSWLCLACLVLGLSAWQPAHAQAAPGGDPPTRAGRVSEVIGEAWLFDAENKEWTRMTRNQTISEGDRLRTDDRSRVSLRVGSSSFWLDERSDLEISQLDEGRVLLMLAKGDLGLRLRSQEAVSEYKVMTREGLFFAEREGLYRVEQMDRGSRGFALQGRLRFESSKGEGTLPVWLQDGEQAEFWWAGGPRTERQRLQGDGFIDWLSAQSRAEGDSVNLGLSQRYVSPEMTGAEDLDRHGRWEQSPEYGAVWFPSVVVADWAPYRYGRWAWTRHWGWSWVDDAPWGFAPFHYGRWVSWNGRWCWSPGRYVARPVYAPALVAWVGGPAVSVGISIGGVRPPRPHYGWYPLAPREVYVPGFRHSPGYVARLNNHFDRDPVTVNKPRSNREIGGAISYLPGLGGPVRAMPVAEAGPVRSLPAPPARQDLAAVLPQRPNPAPGLDSAQGRNPAEVPWRNDNLGQRRREIQREAGADLPAREPREPREAREGRFNGPQRNEMGSSLPSREPVPGQNGPVQANPSPSAAPELPWRGGAARVERVERERERERANPSLPQVQPAQSPAAPMPQAQVQGQSEPAPRPWADRIGERGDRGDRGERAGPPRPERMPERQIERPPERPMERQIERPRSAEPAALPQRAPQAAPPQPAPRSEPQGPQRGHQDGPPRRNGDRRDMER; encoded by the coding sequence CTGCCACTGCTGCGCTGGCCTGGGCCTGGCGCAGCTGGCTGTGCTTGGCCTGCTTGGTGCTGGGCCTCAGCGCTTGGCAGCCGGCCCACGCCCAAGCCGCGCCAGGCGGTGACCCGCCGACGCGTGCCGGCCGGGTCTCCGAAGTCATTGGAGAGGCCTGGCTGTTCGACGCCGAGAACAAGGAATGGACGCGCATGACGCGCAACCAGACCATCTCCGAGGGCGACCGCCTGCGCACCGACGATCGCTCGCGCGTCAGCCTGCGGGTTGGCTCCAGTAGCTTCTGGCTCGATGAGCGCAGCGACCTGGAGATCAGCCAGCTCGACGAGGGCCGCGTGCTGCTGATGTTGGCCAAGGGTGATCTGGGGCTGCGCCTGCGTTCGCAGGAAGCGGTCAGCGAATACAAGGTGATGACCCGCGAGGGCCTGTTCTTCGCCGAGCGTGAGGGCTTGTACCGCGTCGAGCAGATGGACCGCGGCAGCCGTGGTTTTGCCTTGCAGGGCCGTTTGCGCTTTGAATCGAGCAAGGGCGAGGGCACGCTGCCGGTCTGGCTGCAGGACGGCGAGCAGGCCGAATTCTGGTGGGCCGGCGGCCCGCGCACCGAGCGTCAGCGTCTGCAGGGTGATGGCTTCATTGATTGGCTCAGCGCGCAAAGCCGGGCCGAGGGTGACAGCGTCAACCTGGGTCTGAGCCAGCGCTATGTCTCGCCCGAGATGACCGGCGCCGAAGACCTGGACCGCCATGGCCGCTGGGAACAGTCGCCTGAGTACGGTGCCGTCTGGTTCCCTTCCGTGGTCGTGGCCGACTGGGCGCCGTACCGCTACGGCCGCTGGGCCTGGACCCGTCACTGGGGCTGGAGCTGGGTGGACGATGCGCCCTGGGGCTTCGCACCTTTCCACTACGGCCGCTGGGTCAGCTGGAATGGCCGCTGGTGCTGGTCGCCGGGTCGCTATGTGGCGCGACCGGTCTATGCCCCGGCTTTGGTGGCATGGGTGGGTGGCCCGGCCGTGTCGGTGGGCATCAGCATCGGCGGCGTGCGCCCGCCGCGCCCGCATTACGGTTGGTACCCTCTGGCCCCGCGTGAGGTCTATGTGCCCGGCTTCCGCCACAGCCCCGGTTATGTGGCGCGGCTGAACAACCATTTCGACCGCGACCCGGTCACGGTGAACAAGCCGCGCAGCAACCGCGAGATCGGCGGCGCCATCAGCTATCTGCCCGGCTTAGGCGGCCCGGTGCGGGCCATGCCGGTGGCCGAGGCCGGCCCGGTGCGCAGCTTGCCGGCACCGCCCGCCCGCCAGGACCTGGCCGCCGTGCTGCCGCAGCGCCCGAACCCGGCACCGGGCCTGGACTCGGCCCAAGGCCGCAACCCGGCCGAGGTGCCCTGGCGCAACGACAACCTCGGCCAGCGCCGCCGCGAGATCCAGCGCGAGGCAGGGGCTGATCTGCCGGCCCGTGAGCCACGTGAGCCCCGTGAAGCAAGGGAAGGGCGTTTCAACGGCCCGCAGCGCAACGAGATGGGCAGCAGCCTGCCCAGCCGCGAGCCGGTGCCTGGTCAGAACGGCCCGGTGCAAGCCAACCCTTCGCCCTCGGCCGCGCCCGAGCTGCCCTGGCGCGGTGGTGCGGCGCGTGTGGAACGTGTGGAGCGTGAACGCGAGCGTGAACGAGCCAACCCCTCGCTTCCTCAGGTTCAGCCCGCTCAGTCGCCGGCCGCGCCCATGCCGCAGGCGCAGGTGCAGGGGCAAAGCGAGCCCGCGCCGCGGCCCTGGGCCGATCGCATCGGTGAGCGCGGGGACCGTGGCGATCGCGGTGAGCGTGCCGGCCCGCCAAGGCCCGAGCGCATGCCCGAGCGCCAGATCGAGCGCCCCCCGGAGCGCCCGATGGAACGCCAGATCGAGCGTCCCCGCTCGGCCGAGCCTGCGGCTTTGCCGCAGCGGGCGCCGCAGGCCGCCCCGCCGCAGCCGGCGCCGCGCAGCGAGCCGCAAGGTCCGCAGCGTGGCCATCAGGACGGGCCGCCGCGTCGCAACGGCGATCGCCGCGATATGGAGCGCTGA
- a CDS encoding arylesterase, translated as MTKDWTKTPAAPARRSVLKQALHCSACILGLVFAGSAIAQAQATAPAASERKLLVLGDSLSAEYGLARGQGWVALLEQKLAGHKLPQGRRYQVVNASISGETTAGGRARLEPLLKLHKPAVLIIELGGNDALRGLPLASSRENLLAMVRAGKAAGAKVQLVGMQVPPNYGASYAREFASLFPEVAKAEKIALTPFLLAGFAEKPDAEAWFQPDRIHPLAKAHPLMLDQVWPVLLPLL; from the coding sequence ATGACAAAGGACTGGACGAAGACGCCCGCGGCCCCCGCACGGCGCAGCGTGCTGAAGCAAGCCCTGCACTGTAGCGCCTGCATCCTTGGCCTGGTTTTCGCAGGGTCGGCGATCGCCCAGGCCCAAGCCACAGCTCCGGCGGCTTCCGAGCGCAAGCTGCTGGTGCTGGGCGACAGCCTCTCGGCCGAGTACGGCCTGGCCCGCGGTCAGGGCTGGGTGGCCCTGCTGGAGCAAAAGCTGGCCGGCCACAAGCTGCCGCAAGGCCGGCGCTACCAGGTCGTCAATGCCAGCATCAGCGGCGAAACCACGGCCGGCGGCCGCGCGCGCCTCGAGCCCTTGCTCAAGCTGCACAAGCCGGCCGTGCTGATCATCGAGCTGGGCGGCAACGACGCCCTGCGCGGCCTGCCCCTGGCCAGCAGCCGCGAGAACCTGCTGGCCATGGTGCGCGCCGGCAAGGCCGCCGGCGCCAAGGTGCAGCTGGTGGGCATGCAGGTGCCGCCCAATTACGGCGCCAGCTATGCGCGCGAATTTGCGAGCCTGTTCCCCGAGGTGGCCAAGGCCGAGAAAATCGCCTTGACGCCTTTCCTGCTGGCCGGCTTCGCCGAAAAGCCCGATGCCGAGGCCTGGTTCCAGCCCGACCGCATCCACCCCCTGGCCAAGGCCCATCCGCTGATGCTGGACCAGGTCTGGCCGGTGTTGCTGCCCCTGCTCTGA
- a CDS encoding ABC transporter ATP-binding protein yields the protein MSEILVEVDHINKRVRDATGELGILHDISFSLRARESVAIVGASGSGKSTLLAILAGLDTPSSGTVRLRGQDLFVLDEDQRAAVRGAELGFVFQSFQLLPNLTALENVMLPLELRGDPQARSLATQMLGRVGLSERLGHYPRVLSGGEQQRVALARAFVQRPALLLADEPTGSLDFATGAAVMELMFELNREAGTTLVLVTHDLAIAQRCQRQLRIEAGRLLEQTGQHAAEPAAAAV from the coding sequence ATGTCCGAAATTCTTGTGGAAGTCGATCACATCAACAAACGGGTGCGTGATGCGACCGGTGAGCTGGGCATTCTGCATGACATCAGCTTTTCGCTCCGGGCGAGGGAATCGGTGGCCATCGTCGGTGCCTCGGGCTCAGGCAAGAGCACCTTGCTGGCCATCCTGGCCGGCCTGGACACGCCCAGCAGCGGCACGGTGCGCTTGCGTGGCCAGGATCTGTTTGTGCTGGATGAAGACCAGCGCGCCGCGGTGCGCGGCGCCGAGCTCGGCTTTGTGTTCCAGAGCTTCCAGCTCCTGCCGAACCTGACGGCGCTGGAGAACGTGATGCTGCCGCTGGAGCTGCGGGGCGATCCGCAGGCGCGCAGTCTGGCCACGCAGATGCTGGGTCGGGTGGGGCTGTCCGAGCGATTGGGACATTACCCGCGCGTGCTCTCGGGGGGAGAGCAGCAGCGCGTGGCGCTGGCGCGCGCCTTTGTGCAGCGGCCCGCCCTGCTGCTGGCCGACGAGCCCACCGGCAGCCTCGATTTCGCGACCGGTGCGGCGGTGATGGAGCTGATGTTCGAGCTGAACCGGGAAGCCGGCACCACCCTGGTGCTCGTCACCCACGATCTGGCGATTGCGCAGCGCTGCCAGCGGCAGTTGCGCATCGAAGCCGGCCGCTTGCTCGAGCAGACCGGTCAGCATGCGGCAGAACCTGCAGCAGCAGCCGTTTAG
- a CDS encoding DUF2062 domain-containing protein yields the protein MPASRLARRILPHPDTLADTPGLRWLGHYLAPRPWLWVAHRRRVALGVAVGLAIGVIPLPTQMVLAAVLAIICRANVAAAIAATWLTNPFTLVPIWSLAIALGRLASGHNGPIATPEMLAITWSEPSSWLPSAWAWVQALGEPLLIGLPLAGLTLGAAAYFIVYIGWWAVIRGERWRRLRQRARNRR from the coding sequence TTGCCTGCCTCCCGCCTCGCCCGCCGCATCCTGCCCCACCCGGACACCCTGGCCGATACGCCGGGTCTGCGCTGGCTGGGCCACTACCTAGCACCACGTCCCTGGCTGTGGGTCGCACACCGGCGCCGCGTGGCCCTCGGCGTGGCCGTGGGCCTGGCCATCGGCGTCATCCCCTTGCCAACCCAGATGGTGCTCGCGGCTGTGCTGGCCATCATCTGCCGCGCCAATGTGGCCGCAGCCATTGCGGCCACCTGGCTGACCAATCCCTTCACCTTGGTGCCGATCTGGAGCCTGGCCATCGCGCTGGGCCGCCTGGCCTCGGGGCACAACGGGCCGATCGCCACGCCGGAGATGCTGGCCATCACCTGGAGCGAGCCTTCCAGCTGGCTGCCCTCGGCTTGGGCCTGGGTGCAGGCCCTGGGAGAGCCGCTGCTGATCGGCCTGCCCCTGGCCGGACTCACGCTCGGAGCTGCGGCCTATTTCATCGTGTACATCGGCTGGTGGGCCGTGATCCGCGGCGAACGCTGGCGGCGGCTGCGCCAGCGTGCGCGCAACCGCCGCTAA